A region from the Mycoplasmopsis bovigenitalium genome encodes:
- a CDS encoding NAD(P)H-dependent glycerol-3-phosphate dehydrogenase, with translation MKKITIIGTGAWGAGLGTILSKNGHKVVFWGIDEQEINDINNGYNKKYFGDILFNNPQNVSATNNLELALENSDIMLLAVPSLAISNVLNQVKLILKDKKINVINVAKGFDKDTKKIFSTVISDILGNNLNNIASLIGPSFAIEVFKNNLTIINVVGKNTEFLNELVQLFNNETFQLVPNNDDSGLQVYAALKNVLAIGIGLASTLYEAKNLAPAMISIGLKEIKKIAKVLYPDSLDNSGYELAAIGDIVLTCLNTTSRNFSFGIEVANNGIKNALAANSKTVEGYNAALILDEIITQHKIIDVVLLQSIVDVCLARKDEKSLLDFFVI, from the coding sequence ATGAAAAAAATTACGATAATTGGAACAGGCGCTTGAGGCGCAGGATTAGGTACTATTTTAAGCAAAAATGGCCATAAAGTTGTTTTTTGAGGAATTGATGAACAAGAAATAAATGACATTAATAATGGTTACAATAAAAAATATTTTGGCGATATTTTATTTAATAACCCACAAAATGTTAGCGCGACCAATAATTTAGAATTAGCGCTTGAAAATAGTGACATAATGCTTTTAGCAGTTCCTTCTCTTGCTATTTCTAACGTTTTAAATCAAGTAAAATTAATTTTAAAAGACAAAAAAATTAATGTTATTAATGTTGCTAAAGGCTTTGATAAGGATACTAAGAAAATTTTTTCAACTGTAATTTCAGATATTTTAGGAAATAATTTAAATAATATTGCAAGTTTAATTGGACCTTCATTTGCTATTGAAGTTTTTAAAAATAATTTAACAATAATAAATGTGGTTGGAAAAAATACTGAATTTTTGAACGAATTAGTTCAACTTTTTAACAATGAAACATTCCAATTAGTTCCAAATAATGATGATAGTGGATTACAAGTTTATGCGGCTTTAAAAAATGTTTTAGCAATTGGCATTGGATTAGCCTCAACTCTTTATGAAGCGAAAAATTTAGCTCCTGCTATGATTTCTATTGGTTTAAAAGAAATTAAAAAGATTGCTAAAGTTCTTTACCCAGATTCATTAGATAATTCTGGATATGAATTAGCTGCAATTGGCGATATCGTTTTAACATGCTTGAACACAACAAGTAGAAATTTTAGTTTTGGTATTGAAGTTGCAAACAATGGCATTAAAAATGCACTTGCAGCAAATTCAAAAACCGTTGAAGGTTATAATGCTGCTTTAATTTTGGATGAAATCATTACGCAACACAAAATCATAGATGTTGTTTTATTACAAAGTATTGTTGATGTTTGTTTGGCTAGAAAAGATGAAAAAAGCTTACTTGATTTCTTTGTAATTTAG
- the ruvA gene encoding Holliday junction branch migration protein RuvA, with the protein MILYRIGEIIYKNGSNIIFESGGVGHSVIMPKHERVEVKSKVKLYLFDVKNDYYQATYAFKDFKERLLFIDLISLNGVGPKVAFNLLNQGWEKIAAMISSSDLEGITKTPYLNPKVARLAIAELSDKWSKMINKNKASEVITASNVVDEARLTLKTLGFKTNQIEQALSTIPLSNDVESVIQHAMYAMTGKQLENENSSYTTQ; encoded by the coding sequence ATGATTTTATATAGAATTGGCGAAATAATTTATAAAAATGGATCAAATATTATTTTTGAATCTGGTGGAGTTGGGCACAGTGTTATTATGCCTAAACATGAAAGGGTTGAAGTTAAAAGCAAAGTAAAACTATATTTATTTGATGTAAAAAACGATTATTATCAGGCTACTTATGCATTTAAGGATTTTAAAGAACGTTTATTATTTATAGACTTAATTTCTCTTAATGGTGTAGGACCTAAAGTTGCATTTAATTTATTAAATCAAGGTTGAGAGAAAATAGCTGCTATGATTTCAAGTAGCGATCTTGAAGGCATTACTAAAACCCCATATTTAAATCCTAAAGTAGCCCGCTTAGCAATAGCGGAATTAAGTGATAAATGATCTAAAATGATAAATAAAAATAAAGCTAGTGAAGTAATTACGGCAAGCAATGTCGTTGATGAAGCTAGATTAACCCTAAAAACACTGGGATTCAAAACAAACCAAATTGAACAAGCATTAAGTACTATACCTTTATCAAATGATGTAGAATCTGTCATTCAACACGCAATGTATGCAATGACTGGCAAGCAGTTAGAAAATGAAAATTCAAGTTATACGACCCAGTAA
- the ruvB gene encoding Holliday junction branch migration DNA helicase RuvB, which yields MKIQVIRPSNFIEFIGQNKLVTTLQTMISGCKHRREPLDHILFFGPPGTGKTSLASIIGNELGVKVHFLQGSLLEKKADILCIFANINEGDIVFIDEIHSINKNVEELIYSAMEEFKIDIIIGPEGNSKVMRMNLKPFTLIGATTKVNLLSQPLKDRFGFHGRLNPYSIEDILKIVKNAAKILKIDSDESIWKMIAEHSKSTPRVAIHLIKRIYDFSLKNNEEYITKKTVIETFKYLELFEFGLNREHLEYLRVLNDTFGHKSASLDSLTGILNYQKENILYEIEPILLFLKLIEKSPRGRKITVNGINYLLKNYRHT from the coding sequence ATGAAAATTCAAGTTATACGACCCAGTAATTTTATTGAATTCATTGGACAAAATAAATTAGTTACCACTCTGCAAACTATGATTAGCGGTTGTAAACATAGAAGAGAACCTCTAGATCATATTTTGTTCTTTGGCCCGCCTGGAACTGGAAAAACTAGTTTAGCTAGTATTATAGGTAATGAATTAGGTGTTAAGGTACATTTTTTACAAGGGTCGTTATTGGAAAAGAAAGCAGATATTTTGTGCATATTTGCTAATATTAATGAGGGAGATATTGTTTTCATTGATGAGATCCATAGTATAAATAAAAATGTTGAAGAACTTATTTATTCCGCTATGGAAGAATTCAAAATTGACATTATTATAGGCCCTGAAGGTAATAGCAAAGTTATGAGAATGAATCTTAAACCATTCACCTTAATTGGCGCTACTACTAAAGTTAATTTACTAAGTCAACCATTAAAAGATCGGTTCGGATTTCATGGTAGACTTAATCCCTATTCAATTGAAGATATATTGAAAATAGTAAAAAATGCTGCCAAAATTTTAAAGATTGATTCAGATGAATCAATATGAAAAATGATTGCTGAACACTCTAAATCTACACCCAGGGTTGCAATACATTTAATTAAAAGAATTTATGATTTTTCATTAAAGAATAATGAGGAATATATCACTAAAAAAACAGTTATTGAAACATTTAAATATTTAGAACTATTTGAATTTGGTTTGAATCGAGAACATTTAGAATACTTAAGAGTTTTGAATGATACATTTGGCCATAAAAGTGCTTCATTAGACTCATTGACCGGAATTTTGAACTACCAAAAAGAAAATATTTTGTATGAAATCGAACCGATACTTCTATTTTTGAAATTAATTGAAAAAAGTCCGCGTGGCCGAAAAATAACTGTTAATGGAATAAATTATTTATTAAAAAATTATAGACACACTTAA
- a CDS encoding discoidin domain-containing protein: MKPKLLLPLSALSLFAPISTSLIACDSNSKSPNHRFNDAMNLMLALNNINYNLIDANHRGIIKEKVSNLHHLASDIQIANNKNKFEQFYAELKFLQTKLKNEYKIDLNNINTNKKTELKQPNFVKETINNNATDLNLITTRHYLDYDDVFLGVNSQDNIQSILERLPKQIKISFAGKQLSVKVIWLTNHLDENVKINYSFAIYGVFEFLGQSYNIKANINLDTTSINKSKINLTPLVNKENENQHFVLDQIKFNDSLYKLFDNDYSASSRWENFDIVNTFGELDDKHEQIVIKFDEPKNVNEIQFKFWLGTISKTILPKEFKIQSSLDGLNYNDVENQDIIETSSWGAPKVNDDQTSDWLSIKFNTTQANYLKIKWEYDTFYYEGWRYAMFALTGLKILGFDESIKSEAKHGIIDDTISHFSINNVNIAADKLYDIKRKKFVINSSHELDINNIISNSKVYFHNPSIKYTATLLEEIYSKNKPNLVLSKTYIIKTFDQRGRIISKYLVSIEDKNYLKFYNQKDTNNLPINNVLTKVKVLESFFDRVNNYNYKSAKTYQYLKNLHQKIDYESIKNFDTYQISLYDDLIDNAYFIVNNLNNFNLGDEHKNSLAQKLLADINNMLEQNFVDYSQLKDYVDLFKKLIRSSDSINSLKNSLKEEIQREKLISSEAKEQLLNQFDDESSSMFVINSNFSFNKSQTKWQIKKLKNSLINSNLSNDLKNTLLTDINLITDYYSLVELEKRIKNIIEIDSKITEIIADSHNKINESYYGANKAFAFYNLLDEYKQTYDNHLKSFFKADDFLNRLINWQNSINDTNLIQTAFETMVDQVFKHDKIVNDNLANWQKLDLLRFMNVGSLNNQTANIMLLNLATNFIDLSIENVKLSPDFKQSIVTYKVTHKYNPNLILFRELRFNLPNEKIVNKVKELEQNSDLDDYFEVDYYLLSKLNYDEFRNQFSLEQSNKVKGIELYANYNKPTIQRRQKYVKDSFEYRIHQTPTFEKNKLVVSVEFTFNNNVILKKQLFSKELSFQDNNAKQQDDDQIDLAKAREVLANKDLILHNLYLKKDLNISHQDFYPENAIEVLNKLYDFPKFGKYIIAPKQLIRAYDSGDKFGGVAEIFWGILKTEVTNQGEKLQNWVEDASSDLFTINHFKRYQHDDFIKPINQHFLQASDFVGDGSFDLKLKSEIDLLDDSDIDFRKVIGKAENYTRTAQYRNINITEFLNQKAQLKANYFLRLIDPADKKNSIKPKISHKHYKQGEYVPYSAGHIPATSSKYSSADTKAIKEQTFYYFYDIKQIDHNSISFRLGFVSNKDKSKRYSPNKVFVMNNVVNDYEQNLYPEVMLNNLIKDNIKIENKELSQKTVEEWKTDLKSLTNVITLVNSNENKDLEIENQFITYKNFQLNRKYIRIGQIKQHGSNSAFIRFEVLNFDNKWVLGKNWYLISNFKASEMSKFENIHLENEKLQTIYYDNKLVKRIRELEPHVDDALWTLKSDQQASWKMDSKYIRHTFLTNSAQDREFEFEMYAGMLVFDNLASERIISNNKTIKFKVDFEQLLNSEINYKSSFVESINNKKVVINYTITVQYSHLDQSVNFYFTVEKPYKLKLGYPQNERAINGLKFDVNRAVMLPYAPLKIKMSYTNRIQNESDFGLGKTNLYDYNKANTSATDQVHLLYNDANYYASKVYNPNQNVYWKHNDGFIPNIQWIRDDWGTTNRSWDIINRVRDNGFKYVTWNRHPGTGGMLTKINDDPNDLSLYYISNWHVGEFYPNIGANANGIYPDNATQPPTIGSPSISLPLNKWDSELYKGYSYTWWDYSSSINMPVGLTKPIYIGYNRANNNSPVSVDELVDKDGNPSSFSFDLQLTWSDFKKSYEHAKQGFRDDILIRFRNYLEAKPTQLDHSSNKNHHIVPLLNPHAHIGFPGWGFMTGYVNFRPEISNTNFYFRQYANYSPIQFGEGNSGSVMWNSKGNPIAIWTAGAKGSFSTGLLFDTYKHNFYGINWNNENPLDLKSFKNSVGHIILRQALNNPFKYSVPWFYKKINS, translated from the coding sequence ATGAAACCAAAATTACTATTACCATTATCTGCACTATCGCTATTTGCACCCATTAGCACCTCTTTAATTGCTTGCGATTCTAATTCAAAATCACCAAATCATAGATTCAATGATGCTATGAATTTAATGTTAGCATTAAATAATATTAACTACAATTTAATTGATGCGAATCACCGCGGTATCATTAAAGAAAAAGTATCCAATTTACATCATTTAGCTAGCGATATTCAAATAGCAAACAATAAAAATAAATTCGAGCAGTTTTATGCAGAATTAAAATTTTTACAAACAAAACTAAAAAATGAATATAAAATTGACCTTAACAACATCAACACTAACAAAAAAACGGAATTAAAGCAACCTAACTTTGTTAAAGAAACAATTAATAATAATGCTACTGACTTAAACCTAATTACCACAAGACATTATCTTGATTATGATGATGTATTTTTAGGTGTTAATTCCCAAGATAATATCCAATCAATTTTGGAACGATTGCCAAAACAAATTAAAATCAGTTTTGCTGGCAAACAATTAAGTGTTAAAGTAATTTGACTAACAAATCATTTAGACGAAAACGTAAAAATAAATTATAGTTTTGCAATTTATGGTGTTTTTGAATTTTTAGGTCAATCTTACAACATTAAGGCCAATATTAATTTAGATACTACATCTATTAATAAATCTAAAATCAATTTAACCCCATTAGTAAACAAAGAAAATGAAAATCAGCATTTTGTTTTGGACCAGATTAAATTTAATGATTCTCTTTATAAACTATTTGATAATGATTATAGTGCAAGTTCTCGTTGGGAAAACTTTGATATTGTCAATACCTTTGGTGAGCTTGATGATAAACATGAACAAATAGTTATTAAGTTTGATGAACCAAAAAATGTGAATGAAATACAATTCAAATTTTGACTTGGCACAATTTCAAAAACAATTTTGCCAAAAGAATTTAAAATTCAAAGTTCATTAGATGGCCTTAATTACAATGATGTTGAAAACCAAGATATTATAGAAACATCAAGTTGAGGTGCACCTAAAGTAAATGATGATCAAACATCGGATTGATTATCAATTAAATTTAACACTACTCAAGCAAATTACTTAAAAATTAAATGAGAATATGATACCTTCTATTACGAGGGGTGAAGATATGCAATGTTTGCCTTAACCGGTTTAAAAATTCTTGGTTTTGATGAATCAATAAAAAGTGAAGCTAAACATGGCATTATTGATGACACAATTTCACATTTTTCAATTAATAACGTTAATATTGCTGCTGATAAGTTGTACGATATAAAACGAAAAAAATTCGTTATTAATTCTAGTCATGAACTCGATATTAATAACATAATTTCAAATTCTAAAGTTTACTTTCATAATCCTTCAATCAAATATACAGCCACTCTTTTGGAAGAAATTTATTCTAAAAATAAGCCAAATTTAGTTCTATCTAAAACATACATCATTAAAACATTTGACCAACGCGGCCGAATAATCAGTAAATATTTAGTTTCAATTGAAGACAAAAATTATTTGAAGTTTTATAATCAAAAAGATACAAATAATTTACCAATAAACAATGTGTTAACTAAAGTAAAAGTTTTAGAATCATTTTTTGATCGAGTTAATAACTATAATTACAAATCGGCAAAAACTTATCAATATTTGAAAAATTTACACCAAAAGATAGACTATGAGTCAATTAAAAATTTTGATACATATCAAATTTCTTTATATGATGATCTAATTGATAATGCATATTTTATCGTTAATAATTTAAATAACTTTAATTTAGGAGATGAACACAAAAATTCTTTAGCGCAAAAATTGCTTGCTGATATCAATAATATGTTGGAACAAAATTTTGTTGATTATAGCCAGCTAAAAGATTATGTTGATTTATTTAAAAAATTAATTAGGTCTTCAGATTCTATTAATTCATTGAAAAATAGTTTAAAAGAAGAAATTCAACGCGAAAAATTAATTTCTAGCGAAGCCAAAGAACAACTTTTGAACCAATTTGATGATGAAAGTTCTTCAATGTTTGTTATTAATTCGAATTTTAGTTTTAATAAATCTCAAACAAAATGACAAATTAAAAAACTGAAAAATAGTTTAATAAATAGCAATTTAAGCAATGATCTTAAAAACACACTTTTAACTGACATTAATTTAATAACAGATTATTATTCACTGGTGGAATTGGAAAAAAGAATCAAAAATATAATAGAAATTGATTCAAAAATTACCGAAATTATCGCCGATTCTCATAATAAAATCAATGAATCATATTATGGTGCGAACAAAGCATTCGCTTTTTACAATTTATTAGATGAGTATAAACAAACATATGATAATCATTTAAAATCATTTTTTAAAGCTGACGATTTTTTAAATAGATTGATCAATTGACAAAATAGCATCAATGACACTAATTTAATACAAACTGCTTTTGAAACAATGGTAGACCAAGTCTTTAAACATGACAAAATTGTGAATGATAATTTGGCAAATTGACAGAAACTTGACTTGTTGAGATTTATGAATGTTGGCTCTCTAAATAATCAAACTGCTAATATAATGCTTCTTAATTTAGCCACCAATTTCATTGATCTTTCAATTGAAAACGTAAAATTAAGCCCTGATTTTAAACAGTCAATTGTTACATATAAAGTTACACATAAATACAATCCAAATCTTATTTTGTTTAGAGAATTAAGATTCAATTTACCAAATGAAAAAATAGTTAATAAAGTTAAAGAACTTGAACAAAATAGTGATCTAGATGATTATTTTGAAGTTGATTATTATTTACTTTCTAAATTAAATTATGATGAATTTAGAAATCAATTTAGTTTAGAACAATCCAATAAAGTTAAGGGGATTGAACTTTATGCAAATTATAATAAGCCAACAATACAAAGAAGACAAAAGTATGTAAAAGACAGTTTTGAATATCGAATTCATCAAACTCCAACCTTTGAAAAAAATAAATTAGTTGTAAGTGTTGAATTTACATTCAATAATAATGTAATTCTAAAAAAACAATTATTTTCAAAAGAATTGTCATTTCAAGACAATAATGCAAAACAACAAGATGATGATCAAATTGACCTTGCAAAAGCAAGAGAAGTCTTAGCAAATAAAGATTTAATATTGCATAATTTGTATTTAAAGAAAGACTTAAACATCTCCCATCAAGATTTTTATCCTGAAAATGCAATTGAGGTATTGAATAAGTTGTATGATTTTCCCAAATTCGGTAAATACATAATAGCTCCAAAACAATTAATTAGAGCTTATGATTCGGGTGATAAATTTGGCGGGGTTGCTGAAATATTCTGAGGAATTTTAAAAACAGAAGTCACTAATCAAGGTGAAAAATTACAAAATTGAGTTGAGGATGCTTCATCAGATTTATTTACAATCAATCATTTTAAGCGTTACCAACATGATGATTTTATTAAACCAATTAACCAACATTTTTTACAAGCTAGTGATTTTGTTGGTGATGGCTCGTTTGATTTAAAATTAAAATCGGAAATTGACCTTTTAGATGACAGTGATATTGATTTTAGAAAAGTGATTGGCAAGGCTGAAAACTATACAAGAACTGCACAGTATAGAAATATAAATATTACAGAATTCTTAAATCAAAAAGCCCAACTTAAAGCTAACTACTTTTTGCGTTTAATTGATCCTGCGGATAAAAAGAATTCAATTAAACCTAAAATTTCACACAAACATTATAAACAAGGAGAGTATGTGCCATACTCTGCGGGCCACATACCTGCCACTTCTTCAAAATACTCAAGTGCTGATACTAAAGCAATTAAAGAGCAAACCTTTTACTACTTCTATGACATTAAGCAAATTGACCATAACTCAATTAGTTTTCGTTTAGGTTTTGTTTCAAACAAGGATAAATCAAAGCGCTATTCACCAAATAAAGTTTTTGTTATGAACAATGTTGTAAATGATTATGAGCAAAACTTATACCCTGAAGTAATGTTAAATAATTTAATTAAAGATAACATTAAAATTGAGAATAAAGAATTGTCGCAAAAAACTGTTGAAGAGTGAAAAACTGATTTAAAATCTTTGACAAATGTAATTACTTTAGTTAACTCTAACGAAAATAAAGATTTAGAAATTGAAAACCAATTTATAACTTATAAAAATTTCCAATTGAATAGAAAATATATTCGTATTGGTCAAATTAAACAACATGGAAGCAATTCGGCTTTTATTCGTTTTGAAGTGTTGAATTTTGATAATAAATGAGTTTTAGGTAAAAATTGATATTTGATATCAAATTTCAAAGCTAGCGAAATGAGCAAGTTTGAAAATATACATCTTGAAAATGAGAAACTGCAAACAATATATTACGATAATAAACTGGTTAAAAGAATTCGTGAACTAGAACCACATGTTGATGATGCGCTTTGAACTTTAAAATCAGATCAACAAGCAAGTTGGAAAATGGATTCAAAATATATAAGACATACTTTTTTAACAAATAGTGCACAAGATCGTGAATTTGAATTTGAAATGTATGCAGGAATGTTGGTATTTGACAATTTAGCAAGCGAACGCATCATTTCTAATAACAAAACTATTAAATTTAAAGTTGATTTTGAGCAATTACTTAATTCCGAAATAAACTATAAATCTAGTTTTGTAGAAAGTATTAATAATAAAAAAGTTGTTATTAATTACACTATTACAGTGCAATACAGCCATTTAGACCAGAGTGTTAATTTCTATTTTACGGTTGAGAAACCTTATAAATTAAAATTAGGCTACCCTCAAAACGAAAGAGCTATTAATGGTTTAAAATTTGATGTTAATAGAGCAGTAATGTTGCCTTACGCACCGCTAAAAATTAAAATGTCATATACAAATCGAATTCAAAATGAGAGCGATTTTGGGTTAGGCAAAACTAATTTATATGACTACAATAAAGCAAATACTTCGGCCACAGACCAAGTTCATTTACTGTATAATGACGCAAATTACTATGCAAGTAAAGTTTATAATCCAAACCAGAATGTTTATTGAAAACATAATGATGGTTTTATCCCAAATATCCAATGAATAAGAGACGATTGGGGAACAACAAATCGAAGTTGAGATATTATTAATCGAGTTAGAGATAATGGTTTTAAATATGTTACATGAAATCGTCACCCAGGAACGGGTGGAATGTTAACTAAGATTAATGATGATCCTAATGATTTATCGCTTTACTATATTTCTAATTGACATGTTGGCGAATTCTACCCAAATATAGGTGCAAATGCCAATGGCATATACCCTGATAATGCAACTCAACCACCAACAATTGGTAGTCCGTCCATTTCGCTACCATTAAACAAATGAGATTCTGAATTATACAAAGGGTACTCTTACACTTGATGAGATTACAGTTCATCGATTAATATGCCTGTTGGATTAACCAAACCTATTTATATTGGCTATAATCGGGCTAATAATAATTCACCTGTCTCTGTTGATGAATTAGTTGATAAAGATGGGAATCCTAGTTCATTTTCATTCGATTTACAATTAACTTGAAGTGATTTTAAAAAATCATATGAGCATGCTAAGCAAGGTTTTAGAGATGATATTTTAATTAGATTTAGGAATTATCTAGAAGCAAAACCTACACAATTAGACCATTCATCAAACAAAAATCATCACATAGTGCCATTATTGAACCCTCATGCACATATTGGTTTTCCAGGCTGAGGATTTATGACAGGATATGTGAATTTTAGACCCGAAATTTCAAATACAAATTTCTATTTTAGACAATATGCTAATTATTCTCCAATTCAGTTTGGTGAAGGGAATTCGGGCTCTGTGATGTGGAATAGCAAAGGGAATCCAATTGCAATTTGAACAGCAGGTGCTAAAGGTTCATTTTCAACTGGTTTGTTGTTTGACACTTATAAACACAATTTCTATGGAATTAATTGAAATAATGAAAATCCACTTGATTTAAAATCATTTAAAAATTCAGTTGGACATATAATCCTAAGACAAGCGCTTAATAACCCATTTAAATATTCAGTTCCATGATTTTATAAAAAAATAAATAGTTAG